A region from the Halomonas piscis genome encodes:
- a CDS encoding F0F1 ATP synthase subunit epsilon: MANSVNCNIVSAEAAIYSGSVEQVIASGTAGDLGILPGHAPLLTSLKPGPVRVKLEGGDEESFFVSGGFMEVQPDVVTVLADSATRARDLDEAAAEEARQEALRSLNEKSAELDYTRAAAELAEAVAKLRTIQQLRNQSR, translated from the coding sequence ATGGCGAATAGCGTGAATTGCAATATCGTCAGCGCGGAAGCGGCCATCTACTCGGGCAGTGTCGAGCAGGTGATCGCGTCCGGCACGGCGGGCGATCTCGGCATTCTGCCGGGACACGCCCCGCTGCTGACGTCGCTGAAGCCGGGGCCGGTACGCGTGAAGCTGGAAGGCGGCGATGAAGAAAGCTTCTTCGTTTCCGGCGGCTTCATGGAAGTGCAGCCCGACGTGGTCACGGTGCTTGCCGATTCGGCCACACGAGCGCGCGATCTCGACGAGGCCGCGGCCGAAGAGGCGCGCCAGGAAGCGCTCAGGTCGCTGAACGAGAAGTCCGCCGAGCTCGACTACACCCGGGCTGCGGCGGAGCTTGCCGAGGCAGTGGCCAAGCTGCGCACCATCCAGCAGCTGCGTAACCAGAGCCGCTAG